CACATCAGGTCTAAGTTTATATACAACATCTTTTCTTTCAACTATAATCATTACTTTTTCCCTAAGTTCCTTATCTTTTTTTATTTTTTCAAGCAATTTTCTTGCAGGATTTATTGCAATTGCATTTCTGACTTTCTTAAACATTGTAAAATCTCCTGTTGTATCTCCGTATGCATACGATTTTTCCAAATCTATATCGTATTCTTCACAATATTCAGCAATTGCTTTCTTTTTGCTGTTAGCATCCCACATTGGTATAACTTTTCCAGTAAAAATCCCTTTTTCATCTGTTAAATATTTTGAAGCTTTGTAATTTTTCACATTATACTTTTCAGCCATTTTTCCTACTAAAAAATCTGGACTTCCTGAAATAATAATTACTTCATGCCCTTCATTAGTATGATACAAAAGTCTGTCTCTTGTGTATTTATACACCTTATCCCCTTTTAGTTCTATAACTCTTTT
This portion of the Leptotrichia sp. oral taxon 215 str. W9775 genome encodes:
- a CDS encoding HAD family phosphatase, producing MKRNIAAFFDIDGTIHRNSLLIEHFKLLVKYEYINVMSWEGKVKEKFSKWESRTGDYDDYLEELVEIYVEALKNFSKADMDFLAKRVIELKGDKVYKYTRDRLLYHTNEGHEVIIISGSPDFLVGKMAEKYNVKNYKASKYLTDEKGIFTGKVIPMWDANSKKKAIAEYCEEYDIDLEKSYAYGDTTGDFTMFKKVRNAIAINPARKLLEKIKKDKELREKVMIIVERKDVVYKLRPDVEIVSDI